In Anabaena sphaerica FACHB-251, a genomic segment contains:
- a CDS encoding DNA double-strand break repair nuclease NurA yields MLDLTKIAGQMQGLSQHLSSEVAESNRRLELAKEHLKTAFECQQELISRQEKWRDRILFANATPIEPLETCIDIPTPPKVHTVIATDGSQIAPNHHEIAYCYLLNIGRVVLHYGQNRHPILDSLPEVFYRPEDLYIARQWGLRTEEWMSHRRTADETTVLAELACSAKTEAPALAMVDGSLIYWFLDQLPMDARDRILPPILEAWQQLRKAEIPIMGYLSAARNIEATNFLRLLACPHPVPDCISYCPDQLEALPCKKFDNLRDTTLWTTQLQPGQRGPLWRSNNRILQLYEDQTIYFCYVHVGTEIARIEFPMWVAENSSMLDQALGLMLAQVQKGYGYPVAIAEAHNQAVVRGGDRNHFFALLEREMIKAGIKNVGISYKEARKRGSIA; encoded by the coding sequence ATGCTGGATTTAACAAAAATAGCGGGACAAATGCAAGGTTTAAGTCAGCATCTTTCTTCAGAAGTTGCTGAAAGTAACCGCAGGTTGGAATTAGCAAAAGAACATTTAAAAACTGCTTTTGAGTGTCAACAAGAGTTAATTTCACGGCAAGAAAAATGGCGCGATCGCATACTTTTTGCTAATGCTACACCCATTGAACCTTTAGAAACCTGTATTGATATTCCCACTCCCCCCAAAGTTCATACTGTCATTGCTACCGATGGTTCCCAAATTGCCCCTAACCATCACGAAATTGCGTATTGTTACTTATTAAATATCGGCAGAGTCGTATTACATTACGGTCAAAATCGCCACCCTATTCTCGATAGTTTACCGGAGGTATTTTATCGCCCAGAAGATTTATATATAGCCCGTCAGTGGGGTTTAAGAACCGAAGAATGGATGAGTCATCGCCGTACTGCTGATGAAACCACGGTATTAGCAGAACTGGCTTGTAGTGCCAAAACCGAAGCACCAGCTTTAGCAATGGTAGATGGTTCCTTAATATACTGGTTTTTAGATCAATTACCGATGGATGCCCGCGATCGCATCTTACCCCCTATTTTAGAAGCTTGGCAACAATTACGTAAAGCGGAAATTCCCATCATGGGTTATCTTAGTGCCGCCCGTAACATCGAAGCCACAAACTTTTTACGGTTGTTAGCTTGTCCCCATCCCGTCCCAGATTGTATCAGTTATTGCCCCGATCAATTGGAAGCTTTACCATGTAAAAAATTTGATAATTTACGAGATACAACTTTATGGACAACCCAACTGCAACCAGGACAACGCGGACCCCTATGGCGTAGCAATAACCGCATTTTACAATTATATGAAGACCAAACTATTTATTTTTGTTACGTTCATGTAGGTACAGAAATTGCCCGGATAGAATTTCCTATGTGGGTAGCAGAAAATTCTAGTATGTTGGATCAAGCACTAGGATTAATGTTGGCACAGGTGCAAAAAGGATACGGTTATCCTGTAGCAATTGCGGAGGCACATAATCAAGCTGTAGTCAGAGGTGGGGATAGAAACCATTTCTTTGCCCTTTTGGAACGAGAAATGATTAAAGCTGGTATAAAAAATGTGGGTATTTCTTACAAAGAAGCCAGAAAGCGGGGAAGTATCGCTTAA